One window of the Shewanella litorisediminis genome contains the following:
- a CDS encoding protease inhibitor I9 family protein — protein MTVKHPMKASAVAVFGVLYLGMSGYAAAEIGMTKADKGGFYVPTFTSEDIKEFNTSRKENQAGDLLLAPGKVNHVLNRRQQKVFEFDDSIKGEHTFIVQFDDKPVATYEGGVSGYAPTKPLMMQKSGGMNPGQAQASEVVNYQSMLKSKQQSVLSKASAHGARFELKNQFTLANNAATVRMTQEDAARMAQVPGVKKITPTRVFKLRTDRGPEFIHADAAWNGNTSSGLKAQGEGMVVGIIDTGINTDHPAFASDAAFTASHEKMGGQYLGDCQADASLCNDKLIGVYSYDVITEVYNAPEFQDYAWQTKLIRPRNGEDYNGHG, from the coding sequence ATGACAGTGAAACATCCAATGAAAGCCAGCGCAGTTGCTGTGTTCGGTGTCCTGTATCTGGGGATGTCGGGCTATGCCGCAGCAGAGATTGGCATGACGAAAGCCGACAAGGGCGGCTTCTATGTACCCACCTTTACCAGCGAAGATATCAAGGAGTTCAATACTTCGCGTAAAGAAAACCAAGCCGGAGACCTCCTCCTCGCCCCCGGGAAAGTGAATCACGTACTGAACCGACGCCAGCAAAAAGTGTTCGAATTCGACGATTCCATCAAGGGTGAACACACCTTTATCGTACAGTTCGACGACAAGCCGGTGGCCACCTATGAAGGGGGGGTATCTGGTTACGCCCCTACCAAGCCGTTGATGATGCAGAAGTCCGGAGGGATGAACCCAGGCCAGGCTCAGGCGTCTGAGGTAGTAAACTACCAGTCCATGCTCAAGAGCAAGCAGCAGAGTGTGCTGAGCAAGGCCAGTGCCCATGGCGCCCGCTTCGAGCTGAAAAACCAGTTTACCCTGGCCAATAACGCCGCCACGGTTCGCATGACCCAGGAAGACGCCGCGCGTATGGCGCAGGTGCCCGGCGTGAAAAAGATTACCCCAACCCGGGTATTCAAATTACGTACCGATCGCGGTCCGGAATTTATCCATGCCGATGCCGCCTGGAACGGCAATACCAGCTCTGGCCTGAAGGCGCAGGGTGAAGGCATGGTAGTGGGTATCATCGACACCGGGATAAATACCGATCATCCGGCATTTGCCTCGGATGCCGCCTTTACCGCCAGCCATGAAAAAATGGGCGGCCAGTATCTGGGTGACTGTCAGGCAGATGCCAGCCTTTGTAACGATAAGCTGATTGGCGTTTATTCTTACGATGTGATTACCGAGGTCTACAATGCCCCTGAGTTTCAGGATTATGCCTGGCAGACCAAGCTTATCCGTCCCCGCAATGGTGAAGACTACAACGGCCACGGCTAG
- a CDS encoding DMT family transporter, with the protein MTNTPKTMSQHSNVRLWCLTALTMSAFAANSLLCREALASGSIDAASFTLVRMVSGAVVLATLVLWQSGNKPLPGNWRSALALLGYAAAFSFAYQSLSAATGALLLFGAVQGSMIAYGFWAGERLRPLQVFGVVLAMVGLGWFLLPGVAAPDPLGAVLMLLAGCCWGVYSLLGRGVASPLAATAGNFVRAVPLALLLYVLLVLSGMAGGVEPGFTLSGIGVLYGMTSGALASGLGYALWYWVLPKLEATTAATVQLSVPIIAAFGGWLLLGEAMSLRLVISACAVLGGIAMVVMLRR; encoded by the coding sequence ATGACCAATACCCCAAAAACCATGTCTCAGCATTCGAACGTGCGGTTGTGGTGTTTGACCGCGCTGACCATGTCAGCCTTTGCCGCCAACTCTCTGCTCTGCCGTGAGGCGCTGGCCTCAGGCAGCATAGATGCCGCCAGTTTTACCCTGGTGCGTATGGTCAGTGGGGCCGTGGTGTTGGCGACCCTGGTCTTATGGCAGTCCGGGAATAAGCCTTTGCCGGGCAATTGGCGTTCAGCTCTGGCCTTGCTGGGCTATGCGGCGGCTTTTTCGTTTGCCTATCAGAGCCTGAGTGCTGCCACCGGGGCCTTGCTGCTGTTTGGGGCTGTGCAGGGTTCCATGATTGCTTATGGATTTTGGGCCGGAGAGAGATTACGCCCGCTTCAGGTATTTGGTGTCGTGCTTGCCATGGTGGGGCTGGGATGGTTTTTACTCCCGGGTGTCGCTGCGCCGGATCCGCTTGGTGCGGTCTTGATGTTGCTCGCAGGGTGTTGTTGGGGAGTCTATTCACTTTTGGGAAGAGGTGTGGCATCGCCTTTGGCGGCAACGGCGGGAAACTTTGTTCGTGCAGTGCCTCTGGCGCTGCTGCTGTATGTGTTGTTGGTGTTGAGTGGTATGGCAGGCGGCGTAGAGCCGGGATTCACCCTCTCCGGTATTGGCGTGCTGTATGGCATGACCTCGGGCGCCTTGGCGTCGGGGCTTGGCTATGCACTCTGGTACTGGGTATTGCCAAAACTTGAAGCCACCACAGCCGCCACAGTGCAGCTCAGTGTGCCCATCATTGCTGCTTTCGGTGGCTGGCTGCTCCTTGGTGAGGCCATGAGTTTGCGACTGGTTATCAGTGCCTGTGCTGTCCTCGGAGGCATCGCCATGGTGGTCATGCTCAGGCGCTAA